Sequence from the Maribellus comscasis genome:
GGATTTTCTGTAATGTACCTCGCTGGCCATCACGACGGGAGATTTAAAGCATTTATTGCCCACGACGGGATTTTCAACTTTGAACAGATGTATACAACTACCGAGGAGATGTGGTTTGTAAACTGGGATCTCGGTGGCCCCTTTTGGGATAAATCCAATGCCGCGGCACAGCGTTCCTTCTCTTTTTCACCACATAAATATGTACAAAACTGGGATACTCCGATATTGATTGTCCAGGGAGAAAAAGATTTCAGGGTGCCAACCGGACAGGGAATGGCTGCATTTAATGCTGCTGTTTTGAGGGATGTACCCGCTGAGTTTCTTTATTTTCCGGAAGAAAACCATTGGGTGCTCCAACCTCAAAACGGAATTCTGTGGCAGCGGGTATTTTTTAACTGGCTGGATAAGTGGCTAAAATGAAATAGCTGCAAGTTTTTAGCTTCAAGCTACAAGTAGGTGAAGGATGGAATCCTTTTTTCTATAACAAATATTTATACTGGCGAAGGAGTTCGTAAAATGATTCTTTATAGCTATCAGAAATCGGAATGAGTTGGTTCCCGATTCTAATTCTGTTTTTTTCTATGCTTGAAATCTTGGAAATAGAAATAATGTAGGAATTGTGTACACGGGCAAATTGGTTTTCTGGTAAAACCGATAATATATTTTTAAAAGATTGCAGTGTCAACCGTTTTTTCTCGGATGTTACTACCTGCAGATAATCTCTCATTCCTTTAATATACAAAATGGAATCAAATTCAATTTTTTCAATTCGGTTTTCGGTTTTCAGAAAAAAGAAACTGTTTATGTCTGTCGTTTTTCGTTCCTTAATTTCGTGAAATATTTTTTCGGTGGATTTTAGAAATCGTTCAAAAGTAAAGGGCTTTAAAAGGTAATCGGATATTTCCAGTTCGAAACCTTTCAAAGCATACTCCTGGTAGGCCGATGTAATAATAATCTTGGGTTTCACATGCAATGCCTCCAGAAACTGAATGCCGGAAAGTTTTTTCATTCGGATGTCGAGAAAAATCAAATCGACCGG
This genomic interval carries:
- a CDS encoding LytR/AlgR family response regulator transcription factor, which gives rise to MKINCIAIEDEPLALKKLVHFIHSVEYLHLLKGFENAIDAIAFLKIQPVDLIFLDIRMKKLSGIQFLEALHVKPKIIITSAYQEYALKGFELEISDYLLKPFTFERFLKSTEKIFHEIKERKTTDINSFFFLKTENRIEKIEFDSILYIKGMRDYLQVVTSEKKRLTLQSFKNILSVLPENQFARVHNSYIISISKISSIEKNRIRIGNQLIPISDSYKESFYELLRQYKYLL